A region of the Chroicocephalus ridibundus chromosome 1, bChrRid1.1, whole genome shotgun sequence genome:
AACTTTAATGAGACAGAAAGCACTTGCAACGTCAATGTCCAGCATTTAGAAACTTGGCTGGATCCCTTCGGCTCTACAGAGCCgattacacacacacagaacaaACCTGCATGTGTTCCAGTAATCCTGTCAAGGTTTGCAGCCAGGTCATGGTTTGAATGTACTTCTCTGTGTTCATGATTTTAATCTCTGATCGCAACTCTGGAATAATTGCACCAGTGCGCCAGCCATGCTTCAGGGTCAAATCCTATTTACCAAGAATTACAAAATACAAGTATTAGTCTTAAAAAGAACTActtaaaaagaactgaagaatCTGACCATTGTTTATCCCAAAGGGGCACTAATTTAATTGCTTCTTACGTATAAGCAGAAATATTAAACAGTGGGACTTAACTGTGCCAACAGGCAAGGGAATTTAATTTCAGAGTAAGCTTCAAATCCCACATTTTTAGAGAGAGATAAAGAACACATAAGCACTTTGCAAATAAGCACCAATTCATTAGGTTTAAAACTAACTGTAGGAAATTCCAGAGGATGAGACCTCTGCTGCTGTCAGAAGCATCTAGAGGAAACCGTGTTGCATTTGTAGCATTTACCCATACGCTCAGCTGACAGAAGGGTCCTATCGGGACCCCCCGCTACTCAAGCTCCTCCTGACAAGTACAGGACGAGGCAGCTGCCACCTGTGCTCTTTTCTCCATGTCCTGTTTGACAGGTAGACAGAGGTCCATAGCTCCCCCCTCCATAGGGGTCAGAGCATCTGTCGTTCTCAGTGGCCAGTtcggcccaaaccacaacactccACTGTGCCAGAGAAGAACAGATCTGCATCCTCCTTCCTCTGACCCTTGGCCTTCTGAAGCACCaaaacttacttttctttttaaaagcagattggaGCAAAAATGTTAACATCTGATGATGATGAAGAAAGTTACCACAGCTTGGCAGTGGCAAGTCATATCCAGGCATTCATACGCAATCAATTGCAAAAGAGTTTAACTGGTGGTCACTTACTCTAAAGTAACAGTTAACAATACATTTGTTTGTAAGGTAGTAAGAAAATGCCTGGACAGTGGGGCTACAAACCATAGCAAGATCTCGGGAAGAAAGAAAGTTTACCATTAGCGACAGGAAGATTGCCTCCTACCATTCAAAACAGAAGTTCATTCAGCTCTTATTACACTCGGTAGTAAATGTCATCCAAATCAGCCACATCCTGTACATTTGGATATCTGTGTTTACTCTCTTGTTACATCTGACACAATCAGTATCTGGATCAGGAACACAAACTCACACATTCCTGAGCGCAGTTTGTAAACAAGTTAAATGCTACTAGTCAGGTGGAAAATATGGTCGGCCTTTTGCAGCACCAGTTTCCTTCACTGCAAGAAAAGCAACATGGCTTAACTACCATCTTAAATTTTGTTGTATTTAGAAATCTCAAATGAAAGTGTGTTATATTGAATaactgaggaggaagagaggaaaactaataaaaagctttgtcttttatcctattttgtgaaaataaacgACTTACTGCCAAGTCACTGTAAATGTGATCACCAAAGTAGAGAACCTTAGAGCCCCTCCAGCCAGTAAGCTTCAGAAATTCATACAAGTTACCCTGTGGAAAGAATGACACATACATTGCAGCAGCCTGCAACGTGCGCCCTCACAGGCATGAAAAAAGAATTTAGTACAcccctaaaaatattttcatatcaaGAATCTTGTCCTCGGTTTATATATTATGAATCCCAAATTTTACAGGCGATTTCAGTAATACTATCACTTCAAGAAGCAAGTAAACTGCAGACATACAATACCGACAATGAATTTGTACCACTTCAATAATTAAAAGAATTCTCTTTAAAAACGTATCTACTTTTTAGAAGCCTTTATGATATCTGAAGAAGCTTGGGATTCTAGGAAATAGGTATTAAATTTGAACTGAAAGAGTTTATTGAAAGCATACCTGTTTGTAAATCTGACCTTTCTGCAGCTTGTGAATTTTGTCCCAAAGCAACACTCCCCTTTCATTTACCTTCCGAAACGGTCTAGAATAGAATTATACACAATTGTTACAGTGCTGTAGAAATTCTGTCACTTTTTAGGagattaaaattttaatgtaaaaaatattcatctttcaaaaggaaaacatggTCTCTAGCATCCGAACATTTtgtaacagaaaaagcacagctcCAAAACATCTGCATTAGCCAGGGAAATGCAACAAATCTGTCCATCATACTGACGACATTTTTAATGGAGCTTGAGAACAGCTGTTGAGAACTAAGGCGGGGATCCCAGACAGAGGGGAATAAACAGTGTGAACTGTCTGCCATtaagaaggagagaagagaacaCGAAAGAAGTGAAGATGTGTAAAAATCTTGCCCAATACCTCATTTTGTATAACTGAGCAACTGAAGAAGGGGGCAGAGGACTGGGGGCAAGATGTACAgcaaagttctttttaaaattaaatgaaaaaaaggtaaaggagaaaaaaaaaaaccaccttcctCTATCTCACTTCCAAATCATAAGTACACATAAAGGAACGGGTCTTTTTCAAGTGTAAGAGTAGTGCAAACGCATTACGAATGTGTTTACTTAATCGAACAACTAGTCCAAATACTCCAGCCTGTCGGCCAGTCTGCCGTTTAAATATCATGTATgactaaacaaaaccagaagcaatgAAAGACACTTCCAGATAAGGCGCTGATTCTGGAAGGCATCAAAATTTCTCAGGTTTATTAGCAAAAGAACATACTTCAACTTACAAGCTAAGATGCTAAAAACAGCTTCTGTGAGCCTGACTCAGTCCAGTAGACCTGTAATAGCTACTAGAACTTTCTTCGGTAAGAAGTGACAAAACATTTGGACTTTAGAAATAGGTGTTGCTGCATTCTTGTAATGTCCCTAAACAGGATTTCATCAAATATGATTTCGCGTTAAGCTGcctccaaataaaaatatttcataacatgCTCTATAGCCTTATATGGAATAAGCTGCTTGAATCATTCTTTACTAAATACCCACCTTCGCTTATCGTTGAAAAAGTTTGGCTTATCAGCCTGTACAATGACCACATCAAAGAGGTCCCTCCAGTCCTTGCCGACTATGAACTTCATGCCTTTGTCCCTAAAAAGGACAGAGGGATATTAACAGTGGAGCGTAACAGGAGTGCAGTTATCCGTGCAGTATAATGAATTACATTAGAGAGCCTCATCCTCTGcatcctttaaaaatgtatagtTGAACAGCAAAGAACTGTTCACTTACACAAAACTGCTGGGACTGTTTGTGATGAGAAACATCTTCTTGCCATGATCAGCCAGCTTTGCTAACACCGCGCGAGTTTGTTCAGCATAGCAGATGTATTTCTCTGTGAAGATTGGGGGAAATACAATATTAACTGAAAAAGATTTTCGTGAGAATTTTCTCTGCATTCAACCAAGGGTTCAGAACATGAGGTTATGCTTAACAAAGGCACCTCAGACAAGTGGAAATAACTCTTTCAAGCTTTAAAATTTAGAATTTGTAATCTTAaataaggaagacagaaagatcATTATACTATCCGTGAAAAAAGCTTTGACAGATGATCTCATTAGTACTTACCAATATCTGCTTCAATTGCTCTGTACATTATTCCTTTGATGTGGACATCTCTGATTGAATCCTGTCAGGAAAGCAACAGAGCActaaacaactgaaaaatcttttcacaTATAAAAGCTACGCTCACAGCGTAGCAGTAGTAATTTGTTTCTAAAGCAATTCCTTTCTCCGAACTACACTTTCAACTTTACAGAAATGCCACATGATGTTCATTATGTGTAGGTCATCACTAGACAAACAGCAGGCCTGTCCTCCAGCAAACTAACTTCATACATTTGGGAAGTAAAACTGGATAGCACAGGGGCTCTTTTACATAACAACTGTGAAAGGGCGCTCGGAAAGGTGAAGTGGGGTGAAAGCTCTGCAGAGGCAGAGTCATCACAGATTTCTAATGACCTTTGGAGCAGAACACATTCCTTTCCtcttgggtggggggggggggaaagctttAAATCAGATAGATTTTAGATTATGATAACTCCCAAATACcttggttatttaaaaaaaataaatttatgaacaGACGAAAGAAACTAAGTGCTTAAGCAAAGCACCCATAAGGTGCTCTGAAGGCATTTGGCAGCTTTCCCGAGCCAGCTCTGTACCACATCGCTTTGCTTAGGACAGTGGTACTGCCATTTTGGTACTTAGATGCAGTATGTCCTAGAAATCCCAAAAAAATTCCACTACAGAGCTTCCAAAATGTTGCTAATGCTGAGGAGCACAGAAGTTTCTACAAATACTTCAACAGAAACCATGGGAACTACCCTTCTGATCCTATGTAACCATAGGCAGAAGGGAAAGTTATTCTGGAGGTCAAAAGCTTCTGAAAACCTCTCTCATCTACTTTTGAAAGTAAGAAATTCAACATTCAGGTGCATCACATATGCTGAACAACTACACGAGTTTAATACTTGTCAAGAAGGGGCCAGGAAAAGGTTTTGGATGGAAAGCTTGTGCGGATAAATGCCATAAACTTAAGCATGACCTCTTCTGTTCTTAAATAACCATGACATAATTTTATCTCCTTTGCAGGATACATCCTGAGGAATCAAGAGGGTCAAATTACTCTAGTCATTATTACTAGATTtttctggaggaggaaaagaCGAAAACAAGCAAAATAGATAGGCCAAAAGCAAGAGACAGCAAATGATCATATACTACTGAAGACACAGAAGCAGTATAACTGAAAACTCCAAACTGGAATTCCCTATAGCCTCTTAGAATTCCTGCTACTGAGAAAAGTATACCTTTAATAAAAGGAACTTTACTGACGTACAAGAGCTTCTTCACTTTCCCCCTATCCACCCCTCAAACCTACAAAAAGAGCAACAGCCCTAGAACatcagatttaaaacaaatttcaaattatTATATGTTCTTTTCCAAGGTGTACCTTcattttacttatatttttatggttgttatagcaataattACTGCATACAAAACCTAAAGTTGAGGCATTTCACTGGAGCTGAAACAACGGGCTGAAGCTTCCTGAAGCGCTCACAGAGAAGACACACAAATGTAGAGGTTTACCTACATCTTCAAAGCTAGTACCTTGACATCTTTGTACAGATGAACAGGCTCATAGTCTatgttgtttttcagaaaatattcattCACACAAGAAAGGAGTGTCATTTCTGGCAAGGAAAATATATCCATGAATTGCTTCATTGTGTTTCCTTGTGAGCTCTAACAGGGGtggcaagaaaaaagaagaaaaaatgtcaggCATTTCTCAGAATAGAGTACTTTCATTCATTCAGCATAAACACTTCAGCTTGCTTGCAGATATTCAGCTTTTGCCATCACTGTTCACATTGCTTTAGATTCTTTTTGAATTAACAGACTTCTAATAAAATAACTCTGACAAAACTGTTggctttattttaagaattacTCATGAATAATTACTCCTTAGAGCAGTATTTTAATTCATAAACACATAAAAGACAGTGCTGAGCTAAAAGTCAAGAGAAGGACTTAGGGGCCTTCACTGGAAGTCTGCACTTCTGTAAATAAGAGGCAGTGGGTATTGTGATGGAGGAGTGGaggatttgtttgcttgtttttttaataagtggAATACTGATTAGGACTGCAAAACAATTTACTTCCTTGAAAAGAGATAATAAAAAGCTGTAAGAATCTACAGTAACTCATGCAGGAACAGAGGAAAAGATTTCTAGTCTGCAAAAGCTGTTAACTATAGTTAAGTTTCACAAAAGCAGAGAATCTCATTATAACAAGAACAAATACAAACCAAATACTTCTCAAGAAGAAGGGGGTTAAAGCAACCAGACATCTTTGCTTAAGACAAAACACTAGTCAAgatcagaaacacagaatggttgaggttgcaagggacctctggaggtcatctggtccaaggCCCCTGTTCAAGGAAgaccacctagagccagttgtcCAGGACCTTGTCCAGAtgacttctgaatatctccaaggatggagactctacaacctccctAGGCAACCAACTTGTGGTAGGGCTTGgtcaccctgacagtaaagaaagtgtttcctgacgttcagaggaaacctcctgtgtttcagtttgtgtccatagCCTCCTGTCACTGTTCTTTCCAAGATCAAAGAAAGCATAGACCTGCGGAGACCAAGGCATCCCACAGGGAATGCCAGGCCAATATTCAGAACTGCTGCAGGCACCAGATTTGGGAATTCTAAGTTTAACTCCTTAAAATAAGAACAAGTGGAATTAACACCCATAAGTAAAAGGGGTAAAATAAACTTGGTTTTTACTAAAAAGACAGGACCATTCTTCATTTGGGAAAGACGAAGGAACCTACCAGCAAAAAGATTAACTTTCCCGACGAAGTCACATCCTAAACTTAAAAGCTTTATCTTTTATCATTCATCTTTCATCAAATCCTCTTACTGTCACTACGCCAGCTTGTATGCAAGAGATGCCTCCACGCATTTACTTGCTGCTACATCAGCTAAGCCATTACACCACTGGGAAGAAGTACATAGCTGGGGTAAGGCACCAGATATGGTTCACTTCCCAGCCTTTATCAGATTTGCTGTGCAACACTGACCAAGTCACTTAATTTTAATACGTTCCACTTCTCTGTCTGTATGACTGGGAAAGGGAACAGCGAAAGAAGAAACTCCAGcgagtgggagaaaaaaaaaaaaaaaaaagagacatttgtcACTTTAGAGGGCAAACTTCACATCTAGAACTGTAAGTCAGTCATGTACTGAGAAAATGTAACTGCTAGTAAGTACAAgaacaaaatgcaaacagcaccaccccacctcccaaaaaaaaaaaaaaaaaatcatttttaaagagCCCTCTGTGGTTTTACCTTTCCGTAAAAGTCACTCATTTGTTCTAAAGGGACATGTGAACCATCATACATTGCAATGACTTCTTCATCCGGGACAACGCTGAGGCCTCTGGAAAACAACATTAGCTTTAGTTCAGAAGTCAGATTAAAATTTTCAAGTAATTACCGAATGAAAGTCTGAGAGATTAACACTTAGATCTGcagcttattaaaataataatgtcaTAAGACCGCTTTGGTCTGTAAGTTAAAACAGCATCTTTCCTTACAGAACAAGTAACATTTTAACAGGCTGACGCACACGGAACACATTCCAATTTTAAGTCCTTTTTACTTTCTTACGGGAAAAGAGCTAATTAGTCTCCATTGAAACTATGCCTCAAGGGTTTGTAAGAAGTAGTTAGAGCTTCCAGTTTCTTAACACAAGTAATTCTTCACTCTGCCTTTGTTTCACGCAGCACTGATGATGTGATAGTGTTTAAACCAGATTATTCTGCAGCATGACCTTGAAgatgcaagggaaagaaaaacatgcacaATCTCTTTAACTAAataagaatttcttttaaaatgtatcaaCAATTCAGTTTCCCAAAATTTAAGATTACTTGAAGGATTGTTgacaagtaattaaaatattaaaatataataacaaATAGGGAAGAAGGAGATATCATCTCTCTCCAGAGTTTCTTTATCAACTATTAAGAGAGtaaaggctttggttttgtttggttttgagcaTTTACAGTATCAAGCATCTCACACTAAAGCATCCAAGACACTGCAGGCATGCAAACATCCTCACCAGAGGACACAGAAGTGTTGAGGTTTTGCTTAAGATTaaagaacacaaacaaaaaccagattaTCTCGTCCCTTTTTTCCAAGCCTACTTGTGGTGTTTTGCAGCCTTGTAAGACAGACAGTTATTCCACTACCTCCCTTTCTTGGTCTTTCCCAGAAGTGTTGCgaggcattaaaaaataaattaattaataaccTAGTACTTTCAGTGTTTAGCATCCACACCAGCTTTGCAGTGGAAGGGCATGATACATGAACTTCCTCAGCGCTGCTACGGTAGCAAAGTCCCACGTTAACCAGATCCTTTACCGCGCTTCTCAATCCTACAGGGACTGGTACGTAGTTCTGTGCTACTGCTGGTAGGACTCCAGCATTCAAGTTAGGATTGTGCACAAACACGGCAGGTAATACTTTGGTTTTGTAAGATACAAAGTTCAGCGTCACCCACTCCACAGCAGTAAACATGAAGAAACGCAACCAAAATGTAATACGATCAGAATTGAGGACTGACTCATCTTCTAGTCTGCAGACAGCTATGCCAAGTGGTATTTGAATACTGCTAAGGAAAACACTTGTGGATCAGGAGCTACTTAAGCACAAATCAAGAGAGGACAACAGACATACATAAAACCCAGAGAGGAAAGACGACTGTGTAGGCAAAGCTGTAGATGAGTTTTACCAGAAGACTCATAGTCTTGACACAGGTCACAGTCCAGCTGTGTAACTACAAAGTTTATTTTATTCCACTGACAGCACAGACAGACAGCACTAAAAGCATCACAGTTCACCTACAGCCGGGCCCACACCGCTGCTCTTGGAGACATGCGTTGTTAGAGGGACGCCAGAACTGCTTACACCTCTCAGTGCACACAAGGCTGTACGCTTGGCTGTACAGCTGCTACCTTCAGCTGTATAATTGACCTACACGCATACAGAGCACATGGAAGGTCAAACCTAAGAACTACAGATATACAACAACTAACAGCAGTGCTCAGTGTTGGTACAGAAAAGTAatctcattttaaacaaaattaaggGAAAGTATTGAGTGAAATCATAGCTTTCGCTTTTGCCCTCACACACACTCACAAGCACCAAGATGTGCGGCCTAGCAGTCTGTCCAGAATTACTTTGAGTAACACGGAGAACAAGGGACACCAGCTCTTCACCTCTCTAGAGTTTTCTTGCCCGGTCATCATGTTCTGGCTTTGGATGTGCCTTTTGTACTACGAGTTGTCAGCAACTGTGATCTTCTGCCACTTCATTCTGTCCCACTCTGAGTCATACAGCAACACTGCTGAGGGACTCACCACCCATTCATCTGGTCACTATAGAGTTCCAGTCATACCATGGCTCTTCCTAACATCATCTCTCAAACTCTTCAGCCTCTTTTTTGCTCCCCGTATGG
Encoded here:
- the NT5DC3 gene encoding 5'-nucleotidase domain-containing protein 3 isoform X2; protein product: MSNMLNPDAIFSNNEMSLSDIEIYGFDYDYTLVFYSKHLHTLIFNAARDLLINEHRYPAEIRKYDYDPNFAIRGLHYDVHRALLMKIDAFHYIQLGTVYRGLSVVPDEEVIAMYDGSHVPLEQMSDFYGKSSQGNTMKQFMDIFSLPEMTLLSCVNEYFLKNNIDYEPVHLYKDVKDSIRDVHIKGIMYRAIEADIEKYICYAEQTRAVLAKLADHGKKMFLITNSPSSFVDKGMKFIVGKDWRDLFDVVIVQADKPNFFNDKRRPFRKVNERGVLLWDKIHKLQKGQIYKQGNLYEFLKLTGWRGSKVLYFGDHIYSDLADLTLKHGWRTGAIIPELRSEIKIMNTEKYIQTMTWLQTLTGLLEHMQVHRDPDSQMILEEWKKERKEMREMNRNFFNAQFGSLFRTDENPTYFLRRLSRFADIYMASLSCLLNYEPDYTFYPRRTPLQHELPGWSDQLCTGTFRIPFLQDTVQIK